Proteins co-encoded in one Salvia splendens isolate huo1 chromosome 4, SspV2, whole genome shotgun sequence genomic window:
- the LOC121799922 gene encoding CCR4-NOT transcription complex subunit 10-like has protein sequence MDPPSASVALNTRDGSPSAAVGEDDGALFAEGLAKEAAVLFQSGKFADCLKILNQLLQKKESDPKVCHNVSIVESLQDGCSDPRRLIKALEKIKEQSEELACASGEQEVSSNNGSEHTSSIRGNNTPRHPISSVVYNDELDTSVATFNIAVILYHLHEYARSFSYLDALYQTIEPIDEGTALRICLLLLDVALLSHNASRSSDVISYMERIFFVSSPGNQADNGSSAHQPLLVSKSTSLPNNLTLHDGSHPDSTSDDSLTRTLSEEALEDEPLPVLSSLDISGQNLQRPGIASANDLQRIQPEGSISTADLRLKLHLYKVRFLLLTRNLKAAKREVKMAMNLARGKDYPLALYLKSQLEYARGNHRKAIKLLMASSNSIEMGISSMYYNDLGCIYYRLGKHHTSGVLFSKALSNSSAVRKEKPPNLLTLSQDKSLLITYNCGIQSLACGRPFHAARCFQMASLIFYNRPLLWLRIAECCLMALDKGLIKSSSASAISEIGVNVIGKGKWRQLALRYSPSNGNGVYVGMNSSVKGDGKQPDLSISLAWQSLVNALFLLDSSEVFKADKAPVSEEKESGEAPLSQSSNLKNATGGDPKAPTAASGSSQANANGEAKEHKGGQNLAGTLANSILDYEHICMKENLMIRQAVLADLAFVELALGDPLKALSTARSLLELPDCSKMYIFLGTIYAAEALCLLNRPNEAAEHLLMYMPDGNNVKLPYSQEDCENWTVEKVSDTEESNGGTTAVVTPLSAADESLAPVFSSPEEARGLFCANFAANFALLGDFEQAQRFLTMAFSDIPNSPQAILTAIYVDIKRGNTHDALVKLRQHRRVRFVPGNLTLNGSC, from the exons ATGGATCCCCCCTCAGCGTCAGTGGCATTGAATACTAGGGACGGATCGCCGTCCGCGGCGGTGGGTGAGGACGACGGTGCTCTGTTCGCGGAGGGTCTTGCTAAGGAGGCTGCTGTGCTTTTTCAGAGTGGAAAGTTCGCGGAttgtttgaaaattttgaatcaGCTATTGCAGAAGAAGGAAAGTGATCCGAAG GTGTGTCATAATGTTTCCATTGTGGAGAGCTTACAAGATGGATGCTCAGATCCAAGAAGGCTTATCAAAGCACTCGAAAAGATCAAG GAACAAAGTGAAGAACTTGCTTGTGCGTCTGGAGAACAAGAGGTTTCCAGCAACAATGGAAGCGAACACACTTCCAGCATTAGAGGGAATAATACTCCCCGGCATCCTATTTCGTCAGTTGTGTACAATGATGAATTAGATACCTCAGTGGCAACTTTCAACATA GCAGTCATCTTGTACCATCTTCATGAATATGCAAGATCGTTCTCATATTTGGACGCTTTGTATCAGACCATTGAACCTATTGACGAG GGGACAGCTCTCCGTATCTGCCTTTTGCTGCTTGACGTCGCGTTACTTTCTCATAATGCATCAAGATCTTCC GATGTGATAAGCTACATGGAAAGGATTTTCTTTGTCAGTAGTCCAGGCAATCAAGCAGATAATGGATCCTCGGCACACCAACCTCTATTAGTTTCAAAATCTACGTCACTTCCCAACAATTTGACCCTTCATGATGGTTCTCACCCTGATTCTACTTCAGATGATTCCTTAACCAGAACATTATCAGAGGAAGCACTTGAAGATGAACCTTTGCCTGTACTATCCTCTCTTGACATAAGTGGACAGAATCTTCAAAGACCTGGCATTGCGTCTGCTAATGATCTCCAAAGAATCCAACCAGAGGGTTCAATATCAACTGCTGATTTAAGGCTTAAGTTACACCTTTACAAGGTTCGCTTTCTGCTCCTGACCAGGAACCTGAAAGCAGCCAAGCGTGAGGTGAAGATGGCTATGAATCTGGCTCGTGGCAAAGATTATCCCCTGGCTCTCTACCTAAAGTCACAGCTTGAATATGCTCGTGGAAACCACCGGAAAGCAATCAAGCTGTTGATGGCATCAAGTAACAGCATCGAGATGGGAATATCTAGCATGTACTACAATGATCTCGGCTGCATCTACTACCGGCTGGGTAAGCATCATACATCAGGAGTACTTTTTTCCAAAGCCTTAAGTAATAGCTCAGCTGTGCGGAAGGAGAAGCCTCCAAATCTTCTAACTTTGTCTCAGGATAAATCCCTCCTGATTACGTATAATTGTGGCATTCAATCATTGGCCTGTGGCAGACCCTTTCATGCAGCTCGCTGTTTTCAAATGGCAAGCCTTATCTTCTATAACAGACCTCTTCTATGGCTAAGAATTGCTGAGTGCTGTTTGATGGCCCTAGACAAGGGACTGATAAAGTCTTCCTCTGCATCTGCGATTTCTGAGATTGGAGTCAATGTCATTGGCAAGGGGAAATGGCGACAGCTTGCTCTAAGATACAGCCCATCCAATGGCAATGGAGTATATGTTGGAATGAACAGTTCAGTTAAAGGTGATGGCAAACAGCCTGATCTCTCGATATCTCTTGCCTGGCAGTCTCTTGTCAATGCTTTGTTCTTATTAGATTCTTCAGAAGTATTCAAGGCTGATAAGGCTCCTGTTTCTGAGGAAAAAGAGTCGGGAGAGGCACCTTTATCGCAGAGTTCCAATCTCAAGAATGCCACTGGTGGTGATCCCAAAGCACCTACTGCCGCTTCTGGCTCAAGTCAAGCTAATGCCAATGGTGAAGCGAAAGAGCACAAGGGTGGACAAAATCTGGCTGGCACATTGGCCAACTCCATCCTTGATTACGAACATATTTGCATGAAGGAGAATCTGATGATAAGACAAGCTGTGCTGGCTGATTTAGCATTTGTAGAGCTGGCACTAGGAGATCCTTTGAAAGCCCTGTCAACAGCAAGATCTCTACTAGAACTTCCTGACTGCTCGAAGATGTACATATTCTTAGGCACTATATACGCTGCAGAGGCTTTATGCCTGTTAAATAGGCCAAATGAAGCTGCTGAGCATTTGCTGATGTACATGCCTGATGGTAACAATGTCAAGCTTCCATATAGCCAAGAGGACTGTGAGAACTGGACAGTGGAAAAAGTGTCTGACACCGAAGAGTCAAATGGTGGCACAACAGCCGTTGTTACTCCTCTCTCAGCAGCAGATGAATCCCTAGCCCCGGTGTTTTCCAGCCCTGAGGAAGCTCGGGGGCTGTTTTGTGCAAATTTTGCTGCAAATTTTGCGCTGCTGGGAGACTTTGAGCAGGCTCAACGATTTCTAACCATGGCGTTTTCTGATATACCAAATAGTCCCCAAGCTATTCTTACTGCGATTTATGTTGATATAAAGCGGGGTAATACTCATGATGCTCTTGTCAAGTTGAGACAGCACAGAAGAGTCAGATTTGTTCCAGGGAATCTGACGTTGAATGGAAGCTGTTGA
- the LOC121799923 gene encoding uncharacterized protein LOC121799923, whose protein sequence is MHCFFACSSFRQQQISQMRMTCFKKFFRIPQELAAVKEEYARFSSCSEEFNDPDSIHDRWAVSPMTWWTNHGQSIPLLMSLAMKLLSQPASSSCCERNWSTYSFIHSVKRNALTPERAEDLVFVHSNLRHLSRRTDAYKKGETRMWDVGGDSFDSLSGVGLLEVADLSIDEPELQAVSFGLGDAEDEGVELEETGNEEEA, encoded by the coding sequence ATGCACTGTTTCTTTGCCTGTAGCTCCTTCAGACAACAGCAAATATCACAAATGAGGATGACTTGCTTCAAGAAATTCTTTCGCATACCGCAAGAGTTGGCTGCAGTGAAGGAAGAATATGCAAGGTTTTCTAGTTGTTCAGAAGAATTCAATGACCCTGATTCTATACATGATAGATGGGCTGTTTCCCCAATGACATGGTGGACAAATCATGGACAATCTATCCCTCTTTTGATGAGTTTGGCCATGAAACTGCTCAGCCAACCGGCCTCTTCTTCTTGCTGTGAAAGAAATTGGAGCACATATAGCTTCATCCATAGTGTCAAGAGAAATGCCTTAACTCCTGAGCGGGCTGAAGATTTGGTCTTTGTGCACTCAAATCTGAGACATTTGTCAAGAAGAACTGATGCATACAAGAAAGGAGAGACAAGGATGTGGGATGTTGGGGGAGATTCTTTTGATTCCCTTAGTGGTGTTGGTCTTCTTGAAGTTGCTGACCTCTCCATTGATGAACCTGAGTTGCAGGCTGTATCATTTGGATTGGGTGATGCCGAGGATGAAGGTGTGGAGCTGGAGGAGACGGGGAATGAGGAAGAAGCTTGA